GATTCCTTAGCTGCTTGTGTAACTTCTAACTTAAAACcagcttcttcctttcttcttttaatcttattttgctGATGACCCCATTATTGATGTAGGTAGAATTTTATAAGAAATTAAAGTGACTTAGAACTGAAATTAGGATAATATTTTGAAAAGGGAATGAACAATATCGTTTGCAACAGTTCAGAACAATTATATAATCCgtaaaatatttgtaaattatcATACTGCCATTAGTGGTAGTCTGTCATGGTATGCTAAACGCAATCAAAGTGGTTTTCCTATTATGTGACATGTGAATTTCTAGGGATAATGtacgtaaaatatttgtaataacatcatcTATTTAAAAGCTCTTGGTACCCGTAGTTATGACTGGAATACGATCGGTGATGTAACGTAATCAAAACAAtagtttctatttaaaaaaaaaaaattctaaggatAATGTTCGTAAAATGTTTGTAATAACATCATCTGTTTAAAAGCTCTTGGTACCCGTAGTTATGACTTGAATACGATCGGTGATGTAACATAAACAAAACgatagtttctataaaaaaaaaaaaaaaaaaaaaaaaaaaaaaacattgatgtaAATTCgcctttatttgatttattttttttatttttaaggatGCAGCAAAAACTAACGTATACACAGGTGGTTTTGTAATTCACCAGtcgtcttatacaatagatatgacctGATTTGGCTGAAATCTGTCCTAATAGCCTATCTCGTCTTATCCAGAGGTCGTCTTATACGTggaaatatgtatttattttggAAGGCAGTTTTCTGGAGCCTGCCCTCAATTATATTTGATTGTGCTAGAGTATCTAGAGtggtgtttcccaacctttttttaaatgatgaccccaaaattttatttccaactaatcaatgaccccattgaacatatacccggtaacatcggattttttttttttttttttttttttttttttttttttttgcagccacctgatgaactgtatggatcatgtagcccgctattggctgcttatagttaaggatccaaaacatatgcaaacttttccattttaaattaaaatggaaaattttgcaatatttatgggaatgtgaataacaatttcagaacatcttgattaccccaaaaatacgggtccattaccccactagGGTaatttaccccaaaaatacgggtccattaccccactggggtaatttaccccaaaaatacgggtccgttaccccactggggtaatttaccccaaatATACGGGTCcgttaccccactggggtaatttaccccaaaaatacgggtccattaccccactggggtaatttaccccagggttgggaaacactgctctagacAGGGTCGAGATTTAAGGATTTATACTACTAAGTGAAAAGATGTCCTTCAAAGTACTCTTAAAATATTCAACAAATGAAAATATCCTGGAGTTTCTTCTTGCCATTAATGATAGATTCGTGAAGAATCAATACAAGATTCATTCTTTCCCTTTTAACTCTCTCAGTGCCATTGATGACTTAGTATTTGTAAAAAGTAAGTTCACTCTTTCCCTTTTAACCCTTTTAGTGCCATTGGTGACTTTGTATTTGTAAAAAAGTAAGTTCAATCTTTCCcttttaaccctttcagtgccattGGTGACTTAGTATTTGTAAAAAGTAAGTTCACTCTTTCCCTTTTAACCCTCTCAGTGCCATTGGTGACTTAATATTTGTAAGAAGTAAGTTCTCTCTTCCCcttttaaccctttcagtgccattGGTGACTTAATATTTGTAAGAAGTAAGTTCTCTCTTCCCcttttaaccctttcagtgccattggtgacttaatatttgtaaaaagtaaGTTCTCTCTTATCCTTTTAACCCTTTCTGTGCCATTGGTGACTTAATATTTGTAAGAAGTAagcatcttttaaaatcacccaaaccatAACAAGTTTATATTCATTGGAAAGGTTTCAGATGAGAGTTTCTCAATGATTATCAACAAGCTAGGATTTCTGTGCCCTTGATATTGTTACACCAGAGGTTTTGTTGAACTCACCACTAGCAGTGACATGATCATATTAGCAAATATATGGAGCATATTCAATCGATTTTACTGACGACGTTAGCTGCAGTTTTCTTCCTGAGAACAGATTCAACAGCCTCATCTGCCAATCTGAGAGTGAGAGCTTCGTTGATGTCTTTGTAGCTGCTGCAAGGGTAAGGTAGTTTAATGGTGTCTGTGAGGGCGAGCTGGCCAGAGAGCTTCCCGTATAGCTCTTCGGGGTTGACGTCGATGGCTGCGTGCAGGAGAGTGGAGTACATCACCTGCAGGAGAGGAAAAGATGTCATTGCTCAACTAGTTTAGATGTCACTGCtctcttttaatgtttttactgttcttgaaatattttagttcaattgttcattactttccttgtagtttatttatttcctaatttcctttcctcatgggctattttttctgttggagcccttgcgcttttagcatcctgcttttcaaactagggttgtggcttagctagtaagccacaaccctagttggaaaagaaggatactataagcgcaaggggccccaacagggaaaaatagctcagtgaggaaaggaaccaaggaaataaataaaccacaagagaagtaatgaacaattgaaataagataaaatattttaagaacagtaacagcactaaaatagatctttcatatatcaattaGAAAAGACAAAGATGGAGAGTCGAAGGTGTGTTGGAGGTAAAGGGGagtggagaagtaatgaacaattgaaatgaaatattttaagaacaataccaacattaaaatagatctttcatatattaataaGAAAAGACAAAGAGAGTCAAAGGTGTGTTTGAGGTAATGGGGAGTGGAAAACAAGTTATTCATAAAAATACTCACATTGAACTTGGCATCCACTGGTCTGTAGAAACTCATATCTGCTCCATGAAGCACAACAATCCCAGCTGAGTAACAATCCGGACAAGGCGGAGCCTTCCTCATGCAAGACGAGGGCAAAAAGTTCCACCTGGAGGTGACCTCCATCAGGAGATGTGCCTTGTTCTTTAAGAAATGGTTGAGGGCGTCTTGGTCGTGACGCGGCTCTGGATTTATGTGCCCCTCGGCCAAGATGGCACTCCCTATACCACCACCTGGAAGTCTCCTTGCCTTAGTTAGGTTAACCGCCATGACGCCTGTGTTGAGTCCCACACGGCCGGCGTAAGGAAAGGCTTCCTTCTCCATCTGATAGAAAGGTTCTGGTGCCAAAGCAATCGTTTGTTCGATTCCCATCGATTTCAAGAGCCACCACAGCTCTTCGGCTGGGCCCAGAAACAGCAGGTCACTGTCTACGTATATCACAGCGTCTTCCTCTGGGAGAGTTTCGGCCAGAAACTGTTTAGCCCAAGCGCACGGCCTCCAGTGATTTCGAAGCTCTGGGTAGTCTGGCGGGAACCACAAAGCTTTATATTCCAATATTAATCTACGTCGCTCACTATCTGGGAAGGCCTCTGTCATGCTGACTAATTTCTGAAACGACCTCTCGCTGTCTGAAATTACTATGATCCTCCATTTTGAAGATTTACTGAAGTAAAGCAAAGTTTTGACCATCGTTATCGTCTGCTGCGACTGTCTAGTCCAGGATTTCCTCAGTTCCGCGAGAGTGTCTTCGTTTTCGAACCTCGCACCACCGGATGATTTAGAATGATTCGTCGAGTTTCCAGGGAGAGACTGTTCTTGCAATTCGTAAGTACCGTTTCCATACGGCGAGCAGACCACTATAACTAATGGTGATTCGAGAGAAGGACTTCCAGCCACCATGAAAGGGGAACCCGGTTTCCTTTCATAACCACGATTTCTCTTTGTGGTTTGAATTAATTTATTGTGAGAATATAAAACACAAAATGTCGAGATAACGGCTGTAGCAAATAGTAAGCAT
The window above is part of the Palaemon carinicauda isolate YSFRI2023 chromosome 11, ASM3689809v2, whole genome shotgun sequence genome. Proteins encoded here:
- the LOC137649472 gene encoding glucoside xylosyltransferase 1-like: MISRVRCLLFATAVISTFCVLYSHNKLIQTTKRNRGYERKPGSPFMVAGSPSLESPLVIVVCSPYGNGTYELQEQSLPGNSTNHSKSSGGARFENEDTLAELRKSWTRQSQQTITMVKTLLYFSKSSKWRIIVISDSERSFQKLVSMTEAFPDSERRRLILEYKALWFPPDYPELRNHWRPCAWAKQFLAETLPEEDAVIYVDSDLLFLGPAEELWWLLKSMGIEQTIALAPEPFYQMEKEAFPYAGRVGLNTGVMAVNLTKARRLPGGGIGSAILAEGHINPEPRHDQDALNHFLKNKAHLLMEVTSRWNFLPSSCMRKAPPCPDCYSAGIVVLHGADMSFYRPVDAKFNVMYSTLLHAAIDVNPEELYGKLSGQLALTDTIKLPYPCSSYKDINEALTLRLADEAVESVLRKKTAANVVSKID